A genomic region of Devosia ginsengisoli contains the following coding sequences:
- the msuE gene encoding FMN reductase yields the protein MNQLHIVGFAGSSSLPSRTKSLVETIVETTAQRSGARTTIYDLVDIHPSLGATLDPRQAPPDLVDLIDTITNADALVVGSPVYKGTYTGLFKHLFDLIDPKALKDKPVVLTATGGSERHALVVDHGLRPLFAFFSADILSTGIYATEPDFADYQPASANLKSRIERVVDELGWRLAAIRNADLVAQSA from the coding sequence ATGAACCAGCTTCACATCGTCGGCTTTGCCGGTTCGTCCTCGCTGCCCTCGCGCACCAAGAGCCTGGTCGAGACCATCGTCGAGACCACGGCCCAGCGCAGCGGCGCCCGCACCACCATCTATGACCTGGTCGATATCCACCCCTCGCTCGGCGCCACGCTCGACCCGCGCCAGGCGCCACCCGACCTGGTGGACCTGATCGACACCATCACCAATGCCGATGCTTTGGTGGTCGGCTCACCGGTCTACAAGGGCACCTATACGGGCCTGTTCAAGCACCTGTTCGACCTGATCGATCCCAAGGCGCTCAAGGACAAGCCGGTGGTGCTGACCGCCACCGGCGGCAGCGAGCGCCATGCGCTGGTGGTCGATCACGGGCTGCGGCCGCTCTTTGCTTTCTTCTCGGCCGATATCCTGTCGACCGGCATCTACGCCACCGAACCCGATTTCGCCGACTACCAGCCGGCCAGCGCCAACCTCAAGTCCCGCATCGAGCGGGTGGTGGATGAGCTGGGCTGGCGCCTCGCCGCCATCCGCAATGCCGACCTCGTGGCGCAAAGCGCCTAA
- a CDS encoding ABC transporter permease, with protein MSRASLTEFAGRFAESRVGLASLAVTLFFVFCALFAPLLSPTDPYDLSRLELIDALKPMGSPQVLPGEEFRANFTVTDGVAEPAGDVGDLTTASCGERCIAVRLDSAETELASLQIRSLPRGMNVEGASKHPVQPWWTVNDPEANGVRIISDEPFPAAFGFSVIAKTAEQPTDFVFVAGTDAFGRDMLSAILYGIRISIFVGVLAAGSAMVIGTGLGLLAAWRGGATDAMIMRTVDFMLSFPSILVGLSILAVLGSGVDKVIMAVVLVQWCYYARTSRSLALSELNKEYVEAARCLRLPAWRIMLRHVLPNCMPQIIVLFTLNIAAAISLESSLSFLGVGLPLTQPSLGMLIANGYEFIFSQKYWISFGPGLVLLLMIVAMNLLGDRLRDLNNPRFDR; from the coding sequence ATGAGCCGGGCCAGCCTTACCGAATTCGCCGGGCGTTTTGCGGAAAGCCGCGTCGGGCTTGCCAGCCTCGCAGTCACGCTTTTCTTCGTGTTCTGCGCGCTGTTCGCGCCCCTGCTGTCGCCGACCGATCCCTACGACCTGTCGCGGCTCGAACTGATCGATGCGCTCAAGCCCATGGGATCGCCCCAGGTGCTGCCCGGCGAGGAATTCCGCGCCAATTTCACCGTCACCGATGGCGTCGCAGAACCGGCGGGGGATGTCGGCGATCTCACCACGGCATCCTGCGGCGAGCGCTGCATCGCGGTCCGGCTGGACAGTGCCGAAACCGAGCTGGCCAGCCTGCAGATCCGCTCTTTGCCGAGAGGCATGAATGTAGAAGGCGCCAGCAAACATCCTGTGCAGCCCTGGTGGACGGTCAATGATCCGGAAGCCAACGGCGTCCGCATTATTTCGGACGAGCCGTTCCCCGCCGCCTTCGGTTTCAGCGTTATCGCCAAGACCGCAGAACAGCCCACCGATTTCGTCTTCGTGGCCGGCACGGACGCTTTTGGCCGGGACATGTTGTCGGCCATCCTCTACGGCATTCGCATCAGCATTTTCGTGGGCGTGCTGGCGGCGGGCTCGGCCATGGTCATCGGCACCGGGCTCGGCCTGCTGGCAGCCTGGCGTGGCGGCGCAACCGACGCCATGATCATGCGCACCGTCGATTTCATGCTCAGTTTTCCCTCAATCCTGGTTGGGCTCTCGATCCTCGCCGTGCTCGGCAGCGGCGTCGATAAGGTCATCATGGCGGTGGTGCTGGTGCAGTGGTGCTACTACGCCCGTACCTCGCGTTCGCTGGCGCTCAGCGAGCTCAACAAGGAATATGTCGAGGCGGCCCGCTGCCTGCGCCTGCCGGCATGGCGCATTATGCTGCGCCATGTCCTGCCCAATTGCATGCCGCAGATCATCGTGCTGTTCACCCTCAATATCGCCGCGGCGATTTCGCTGGAATCCTCGCTGAGCTTCCTGGGCGTGGGCCTGCCGCTCACCCAGCCGTCGCTCGGCATGCTCATCGCCAATGGCTATGAGTTCATCTTCTCGCAGAAATACTGGATCAGCTTCGGCCCCGGCCTGGTGCTGTTGCTGATGATCGTGGCGATGAACCTGCTGGGTGATCGACTGCGCGACCTCAACAATCCGCGGTTCGACCGATGA
- a CDS encoding ABC transporter substrate-binding protein produces the protein MRKLTLMLASLMLLAGLSPTFAQDTRSFTDDTGRVVDIPVEPLRIVSLQDLAITIPLLELGVTPVGSHGRTTAEGVPFIRSSDVLTGIDFDNSDIKFVGNLPADVEAVAALEPDLILMTPWQTADVNQLAAIAPTLVLDDTKRGDFGMHDVLADITGTQDRLATLKTRYEGQIAQIKRLIDTSSITVNVIQGVNGQLFVWHTYGALGKVLRDAGFKFPAVVDAIPEGGDEVFGAEALPELDADLIFATYRTDTLETPDDAVTYLEQVLPDFCNFLHACRENQLIIVPREEASASSYYGLGAVSYMIISQISGRHFTPMAD, from the coding sequence ATGCGCAAGCTCACCCTGATGCTGGCCAGCCTGATGCTGCTGGCCGGCCTCTCGCCCACCTTCGCCCAGGACACCCGCAGTTTTACCGACGATACCGGCCGCGTGGTCGATATTCCTGTTGAGCCGCTGCGTATCGTGTCGCTGCAGGACCTGGCCATCACCATTCCGCTGCTGGAACTGGGCGTAACGCCGGTGGGCAGCCATGGCCGCACCACGGCCGAGGGCGTGCCCTTCATCCGTTCCAGCGACGTGCTGACCGGCATCGACTTCGACAATTCCGACATCAAGTTCGTCGGCAACCTGCCGGCCGATGTCGAGGCGGTGGCGGCGCTCGAACCGGACCTGATCCTCATGACGCCCTGGCAGACGGCCGATGTGAACCAGCTCGCCGCCATCGCGCCGACACTGGTGCTCGACGACACCAAGCGCGGCGATTTCGGCATGCATGACGTGCTGGCCGACATTACGGGTACACAGGATCGCCTAGCCACTCTCAAGACGCGCTATGAAGGCCAGATCGCCCAGATCAAGCGGCTGATCGATACCAGCTCGATCACCGTCAATGTCATCCAGGGCGTCAATGGGCAGCTCTTCGTCTGGCACACCTATGGTGCGCTCGGCAAAGTGCTGCGCGATGCCGGCTTCAAGTTCCCTGCGGTGGTCGATGCCATTCCCGAAGGGGGCGACGAGGTCTTCGGTGCCGAGGCCTTGCCCGAGCTGGACGCCGACCTGATCTTTGCCACCTACCGCACCGATACGCTGGAAACGCCCGATGATGCCGTGACCTATCTCGAACAGGTCCTGCCCGATTTCTGCAACTTCCTGCATGCCTGCCGCGAGAACCAGCTCATCATCGTGCCGCGCGAGGAAGCCTCGGCCTCGTCCTATTATGGCTTGGGCGCGGTGAGCTACATGATCATCTCGCAAATCTCCGGCCGCCATTTCACGCCCATGGCGGACTGA
- a CDS encoding ABC transporter ATP-binding protein → MSQPVFEARDVSRIFEPAQGALQRLGDRLAGRQPPLVRAVDRVTLSVSEGETLGIVGESGCGKSTLARMIAGILPVSGGERRYRGEDYDSFLARKRDALKVQMVFQDPMSSLNPRLRVGEIIGEAAALHGVVPRAQIRNHVAETLSRVGLPADTISRYPHEFSGGQRQRVGIARALAVKPDLLVCDEAVAALDVSVQAQIINLLMDIKRDSGLSMIFISHDLGLIRHLCDRVAVMYLGRVVELAGTEELFSNPTHPYTQMLLAGMPQISLKRRAFMPIKGEIPSPLAPPSGCHFHPRCLAATDHCSTRRPELVELVPGHTHACLNAGLTQN, encoded by the coding sequence ATGAGCCAACCTGTCTTCGAAGCCCGTGATGTATCGCGCATCTTCGAGCCGGCACAAGGCGCGTTGCAGCGGCTTGGCGATCGTCTCGCCGGCCGGCAGCCGCCGCTGGTGCGGGCGGTCGATCGCGTCACGCTCAGTGTATCGGAAGGGGAAACGCTGGGCATTGTCGGCGAGTCGGGCTGCGGCAAGTCTACGCTGGCGCGGATGATTGCCGGCATCCTGCCCGTATCGGGCGGCGAGCGACGGTATCGCGGCGAGGACTATGACAGCTTCCTGGCCCGCAAGCGCGATGCGCTCAAAGTGCAGATGGTGTTCCAGGACCCCATGTCATCGCTCAATCCACGCCTCAGGGTTGGCGAGATCATCGGGGAAGCGGCGGCGCTGCATGGGGTGGTGCCGCGCGCGCAGATCAGGAACCATGTCGCCGAGACCCTGAGCCGGGTCGGCCTGCCCGCCGATACGATCAGCCGCTATCCGCACGAATTCTCGGGTGGTCAGCGGCAGCGCGTTGGCATTGCGCGCGCCCTCGCCGTCAAGCCGGACCTGCTGGTCTGCGACGAGGCCGTCGCGGCGCTCGACGTTTCGGTGCAGGCGCAGATCATCAACCTGCTGATGGACATTAAGCGGGATAGCGGGCTGTCGATGATCTTCATCAGCCATGACCTGGGTCTGATCCGGCACCTCTGCGATCGGGTGGCGGTGATGTATCTGGGGCGCGTGGTCGAGCTGGCCGGCACCGAGGAACTGTTCTCCAACCCGACCCATCCCTATACGCAGATGTTGCTAGCCGGCATGCCGCAGATTTCCCTGAAAAGGCGTGCCTTCATGCCGATCAAGGGCGAAATCCCCTCCCCGCTCGCTCCGCCGTCCGGCTGCCATTTCCACCCGCGTTGCCTTGCGGCCACCGACCATTGCAGCACCAGGCGCCCCGAACTTGTCGAGTTGGTTCCCGGACATACCCATGCCTGCCTGAATGCCGGCCTGACGCAGAACTAG
- a CDS encoding LLM class flavin-dependent oxidoreductase, with amino-acid sequence MSDTSRKIRLGAFIMATGHHVAAWRHPDAQADAGHNIDHYRGLAQTAEKGLFDLVFVADSPAGWDGDKDPEIRSRVSHSAHFEPVTLWSALSQVTSNIGFVATASTTYEDPYLLARKFASLDHISKGRAAWNVVTTAADVSKNFSIAGHPAHANRYERAEEVVDLVLDLWDSYEDDALIVDKESGVFLDPAKVHKVDHHGQFFDVAGPLNVARSPQGRPVVVQAGASEAGRNLAARTAEVIFTANQTLADGQEFYSDIKGRLTKYGRRPEQLLIMPGLFPVLGGTEAEAQENYEFIQSLVHPSIAWGILKQYYVGVDLSGYSLDDVAPPLPTDTELNKSRLKLVSDLASTGLTLRQLYLSLATARGHRTYVGTPEQVADALEDWFVNGAADGFNIMPPVLPTGLTDFVEQVVPILQKRGLYRTEYEGATLRENLGLERPANRFVARASQQRSAS; translated from the coding sequence ATGAGCGATACATCAAGGAAGATACGACTCGGCGCCTTCATCATGGCGACAGGTCATCATGTCGCCGCCTGGCGGCATCCCGATGCCCAGGCCGATGCTGGCCACAATATCGATCACTATCGGGGCCTGGCGCAGACGGCCGAAAAAGGCCTGTTCGACCTGGTCTTCGTGGCCGACAGCCCGGCCGGCTGGGATGGCGACAAGGACCCGGAAATCCGCTCCCGCGTCAGCCATTCAGCCCATTTCGAGCCGGTGACGCTTTGGTCGGCTTTGTCACAGGTGACAAGCAATATCGGCTTTGTCGCTACCGCCTCCACCACCTACGAAGACCCCTATCTGCTGGCGCGCAAATTCGCCTCGCTCGACCATATCAGCAAGGGGCGCGCCGCCTGGAACGTGGTGACGACCGCCGCGGACGTGTCGAAAAACTTCTCCATCGCCGGCCACCCCGCCCACGCCAATCGTTACGAGCGGGCCGAGGAAGTGGTCGATCTCGTGCTCGACCTCTGGGACAGCTATGAGGACGACGCGCTGATCGTGGACAAGGAAAGCGGCGTCTTCCTCGATCCCGCCAAGGTCCACAAGGTCGATCACCACGGCCAGTTTTTCGATGTCGCCGGGCCGCTCAATGTTGCCCGCTCGCCGCAGGGCAGGCCGGTCGTCGTGCAGGCCGGCGCCTCCGAAGCCGGCCGGAACCTTGCCGCCCGCACCGCCGAGGTGATCTTCACCGCCAACCAGACGCTGGCCGATGGCCAGGAATTCTATTCCGACATCAAGGGGCGCCTGACCAAATACGGCCGCCGGCCCGAGCAGTTGCTGATCATGCCGGGCCTGTTCCCGGTGCTTGGTGGTACCGAGGCCGAAGCGCAGGAGAACTACGAGTTCATCCAGTCGCTGGTCCATCCCTCCATCGCCTGGGGCATCCTCAAGCAATATTATGTGGGCGTCGATCTCTCCGGCTATTCGCTGGACGATGTCGCCCCGCCACTGCCCACCGATACCGAGCTCAACAAGAGCCGCCTCAAGCTGGTCTCCGACCTCGCCAGCACCGGCCTCACCCTGCGCCAGCTCTACCTGTCGCTGGCCACGGCCCGCGGTCACCGCACCTATGTCGGCACGCCCGAACAGGTCGCGGATGCGCTTGAGGACTGGTTCGTCAATGGCGCGGCCGACGGCTTCAACATCATGCCGCCCGTACTCCCCACTGGGCTCACCGATTTCGTCGAGCAGGTGGTGCCGATCCTGCAGAAGCGCGGGCTCTATCGCACCGAATATGAGGGCGCGACCCTGCGCGAGAATCTGGGGCTCGAACGCCCGGCCAACCGCTTCGTCGCCCGTGCCAGCCAGCAGCGGAGCGCATCATGA
- a CDS encoding ABC transporter ATP-binding protein — protein sequence MSISARTKNVWGRDIEPEYEARSPRQRRDTPGVGIRIEGLSKSFGDVPVLHDLDLDVPAGQFLAIVGKSGCGKSTLLRLLVGLDTPTSGRISFVGADGAETEPSSRIVFQEPRLLPWASIIDNVIVGLGEGVDRRTARRKAEAALAEVQLAEKAPEWPSRLSGGQRQRAALARALVSQPGFLALDEPLGALDALTRITMQALIERVWREQGFTALFVTHDVGEAVALADRVIVLDEGRIALDIAIDHPRPRQRGAADLAEIEGRLLKGIFK from the coding sequence ATGAGCATATCAGCCCGTACCAAGAATGTCTGGGGCCGCGATATCGAACCCGAATACGAAGCCCGCTCGCCCCGCCAGCGCCGCGATACCCCCGGCGTCGGCATCCGCATCGAGGGCCTCTCAAAGAGCTTCGGTGACGTTCCGGTACTGCATGACCTCGATCTCGACGTGCCAGCCGGCCAGTTCCTGGCCATTGTCGGCAAGAGCGGCTGCGGCAAGAGCACCTTGCTGCGCCTGCTGGTCGGGCTCGATACGCCCACATCAGGCCGTATCAGCTTCGTCGGCGCAGACGGGGCCGAGACCGAACCGAGCTCCCGCATCGTCTTCCAGGAGCCGCGCCTGCTGCCCTGGGCCAGCATCATCGACAATGTGATCGTCGGGCTGGGCGAGGGCGTCGACAGGCGGACCGCGCGGCGCAAGGCCGAGGCGGCCCTGGCCGAGGTGCAACTGGCCGAAAAGGCGCCCGAATGGCCCTCGCGCCTTTCCGGCGGCCAGCGCCAGCGCGCGGCTTTGGCCCGGGCGCTGGTTAGCCAGCCGGGCTTCCTCGCGCTCGATGAACCGCTCGGAGCGCTCGATGCACTGACCCGCATCACCATGCAGGCACTGATCGAACGGGTCTGGCGCGAGCAGGGCTTCACTGCCCTTTTCGTCACCCATGATGTCGGCGAGGCCGTTGCTTTGGCCGATCGGGTCATCGTGCTCGACGAGGGCCGCATCGCGCTCGATATCGCTATCGATCATCCCCGCCCACGCCAGCGCGGCGCCGCCGACCTTGCCGAGATCGAGGGGCGCCTGCTCAAGGGCATTTTCAAATAG
- a CDS encoding ABC transporter ATP-binding protein yields MSETFFEVAGLNTWFFTRAGTFKSVRDVSFSLRRGEVLGIVGESGSGKSVTGMSIMGQVDEPGRIVSGSIQLDGEELTTLSFDQMRHYRGRRIAMVFQNPLMTLNPLMRIRDQMFEAISEHESMPQAEMQSRCIDALRSVGIPSPEDRLSAYPHELSGGMRQRVVIAIALLLNPDLIIADEPTTALDVTIQAQIIHQMRRQIDERGLGMIWITHDLATLSELADRILVMYAGAMMETGTTADIIGSPRHPYTRKLLESVPSLNVPGEKLRQIRGSMPSLLSLGAGCPFRDRCEFATEACAEIVPERVFSPTHRVWCHHPIEDER; encoded by the coding sequence ATGAGCGAAACATTCTTTGAAGTTGCGGGCCTCAATACCTGGTTCTTCACCCGGGCCGGCACGTTCAAATCGGTGCGCGACGTGTCGTTCTCGCTGCGCCGCGGCGAAGTGCTGGGCATTGTCGGGGAATCTGGGTCCGGCAAGTCGGTGACCGGCATGTCGATCATGGGCCAGGTCGATGAGCCGGGCCGGATCGTTTCGGGCTCGATACAGCTCGATGGCGAGGAGCTGACCACGCTCAGCTTCGACCAGATGCGCCACTATCGCGGCCGCCGCATCGCCATGGTCTTCCAGAACCCGCTGATGACGCTCAACCCGCTGATGCGCATCCGCGACCAGATGTTCGAAGCGATCAGCGAGCATGAAAGCATGCCCCAGGCCGAGATGCAGTCCCGCTGCATCGATGCCTTGCGGTCGGTAGGCATTCCGTCGCCCGAAGACCGGCTTTCGGCCTATCCGCACGAATTATCGGGCGGCATGCGCCAGCGCGTGGTAATCGCCATTGCCCTGCTGCTGAACCCCGACCTCATCATCGCCGACGAGCCCACCACGGCGCTCGATGTGACCATCCAGGCCCAGATCATCCACCAGATGCGGCGCCAGATCGATGAGCGCGGCCTCGGCATGATCTGGATCACCCATGACCTGGCGACGCTGTCCGAACTCGCCGATCGTATCCTGGTCATGTATGCCGGCGCCATGATGGAAACCGGCACGACGGCCGATATCATCGGCTCGCCGCGCCATCCCTACACCCGCAAGCTGCTTGAATCTGTCCCCTCGCTCAACGTGCCGGGGGAGAAGCTCCGGCAGATCCGCGGCAGCATGCCCTCCCTGCTCTCGCTTGGCGCCGGCTGTCCCTTTAGGGATCGCTGTGAATTCGCGACCGAGGCTTGCGCCGAGATCGTGCCGGAGCGCGTGTTCTCCCCGACGCACCGCGTATGGTGCCACCACCCGATCGAGGATGAGCGATGA
- a CDS encoding ABC transporter permease subunit: MLIPFLLPLAVVLLWQAATSFGWITNRLMPAPIQVVWAFWDKLVTGELAVNIQASALRAISGLLVGGSIGFLLGLANGISRLSHTLTDTTLQMLRTIPNLALIPLVILWFGIGEEAKLFLTALGVFFPIYLNTLHGVRNVDPQLIEMGRVYGMNGWTLFRKVIFPGALPSIFVGLRFSLGIMWLTLIVAESMAASSGIGHMANSAREFMMTDVVILALVIYALLGKLADVIALTLERLTLSWNPAYQKPERS; encoded by the coding sequence ATGCTGATCCCGTTCCTGCTGCCGCTCGCGGTCGTCCTGCTCTGGCAGGCTGCGACGTCCTTCGGCTGGATCACCAACCGCCTGATGCCGGCGCCGATCCAGGTCGTCTGGGCCTTCTGGGACAAGCTCGTCACCGGGGAACTGGCCGTCAACATTCAGGCCAGTGCGCTGCGCGCCATTTCGGGCCTGCTGGTTGGCGGCTCCATCGGCTTTCTGCTCGGTCTCGCCAACGGCATATCGCGGCTCAGCCATACGCTGACCGATACGACGCTGCAGATGTTGCGCACCATTCCCAACCTGGCGCTGATCCCGCTGGTTATCCTGTGGTTCGGCATCGGCGAGGAGGCCAAGCTCTTCCTCACGGCGCTTGGCGTCTTCTTCCCGATCTATCTCAACACGCTGCATGGGGTGCGCAATGTCGATCCGCAACTGATCGAGATGGGCCGCGTCTACGGCATGAATGGCTGGACGCTGTTCCGCAAGGTCATCTTCCCCGGCGCGCTGCCCTCGATCTTCGTTGGCCTGCGCTTCTCGCTCGGCATCATGTGGCTCACGCTCATCGTCGCCGAGAGCATGGCCGCCTCGTCCGGCATCGGCCACATGGCCAATTCGGCCCGCGAATTCATGATGACCGACGTGGTCATCCTGGCGCTCGTCATCTACGCGCTGCTCGGCAAGCTGGCCGACGTCATCGCGCTGACCCTCGAGCGGCTGACCCTGTCGTGGAATCCCGCCTACCAGAAACCGGAAAGGAGCTGA
- a CDS encoding aliphatic sulfonate ABC transporter substrate-binding protein, translated as MLTRRQTFPLFAGAAAALALPSAARAQDSATEFRIGWQKGGTFALAKTSGAIEARLAPRGITVTWAEFTSGPPLLEALGAHAIDFGSTGDVPPLFAHAAGGDLVYVAATPGSLDGSAILVKQDSPIQSLADLKGKRVAFKRGSSSHNFILAALRSADLTLADITPLDLGPPDAAPAFANNQIDAWVIWDPYYAIAAQDPETRVLTTTEGIVDSWGFLQANGAYARDNPTIVAEVIDELKKVGAAAQSDLDATAETISASTGVPVPITRITLGRKGADLGAIQSLDEEVIAYQQALADTFFAEKIIPRQLTISDIVWYPPAL; from the coding sequence ATGCTGACCCGCAGACAGACTTTCCCCCTCTTTGCCGGCGCCGCCGCTGCGCTCGCTCTGCCAAGTGCCGCCCGTGCCCAGGACAGTGCCACCGAATTCCGCATCGGCTGGCAGAAGGGCGGCACATTCGCCCTCGCCAAGACCAGCGGCGCCATCGAGGCGCGGCTCGCCCCGCGCGGCATCACCGTCACCTGGGCCGAATTCACCTCCGGTCCACCGCTGCTCGAAGCTCTGGGCGCCCATGCCATCGACTTCGGCTCGACCGGCGACGTGCCACCACTTTTCGCCCATGCGGCCGGCGGCGATCTGGTCTATGTCGCGGCCACGCCGGGGAGCCTCGATGGCTCGGCCATCCTGGTCAAGCAGGACTCGCCCATCCAGTCGCTGGCTGATCTCAAGGGCAAGCGGGTGGCCTTCAAGCGCGGCTCCAGCTCGCATAATTTCATCCTCGCCGCCCTGCGCAGCGCCGACCTGACGCTGGCCGACATCACCCCGCTCGATCTTGGCCCGCCCGATGCCGCTCCGGCCTTCGCCAACAACCAGATCGACGCCTGGGTCATCTGGGACCCCTACTACGCCATCGCGGCGCAGGATCCCGAGACGCGCGTGCTGACCACCACCGAGGGGATCGTCGATTCCTGGGGGTTCCTGCAGGCCAATGGCGCCTATGCCAGGGACAACCCGACCATTGTCGCCGAAGTCATCGACGAGCTGAAAAAGGTCGGCGCTGCCGCGCAGTCGGACCTCGACGCCACCGCCGAAACCATCTCGGCCTCGACAGGCGTGCCAGTGCCGATCACCCGCATTACCCTGGGCCGCAAGGGGGCCGATCTGGGCGCCATCCAGTCGCTCGATGAAGAGGTCATCGCCTATCAGCAGGCGCTGGCCGACACGTTCTTTGCCGAGAAGATCATCCCGCGCCAGCTCACCATCAGCGACATCGTCTGGTACCCGCCGGCGCTCTGA
- a CDS encoding ABC transporter permease: MISFILRRLLQSLVVVLVLSLVLFVGLWLIGNPVDVLISSEATEADRLAAMKALGLDRPIWEQYLVFLGNAVQGDWGTSFVYKEPVTRILMQRLPASIELALVAFVIAIGFAIPAGLYAGLRPQSRLGRAFMSFSLIGVSIPTFWQGMLLIVAFGIMMPILPVGDRGEVATHFGITSSLWTLDGWWHVVLPAFSLALLKLSLLIRVTRTATLEITRLDYVKFAHAKGVRTWRVVFVHILRNAMVPLITVIGIELGNLLAYGVITETVFSWPGLGKLLINSIKVLDRPMIVAQLTYTALLFIAINFLVDVLHMTIDPRVRAAMGRRNT, from the coding sequence ATGATCTCGTTCATCCTCCGGCGGCTGCTGCAGAGCCTTGTCGTGGTGCTGGTGCTTTCGCTGGTGCTGTTCGTCGGCCTCTGGCTCATCGGCAATCCGGTCGATGTGCTGATCTCCTCGGAAGCGACGGAAGCCGACCGGCTTGCCGCCATGAAGGCGCTGGGGCTCGACCGGCCGATCTGGGAGCAATACCTGGTCTTTCTCGGCAATGCCGTGCAGGGCGATTGGGGCACCTCCTTCGTCTACAAGGAGCCGGTGACGCGCATCCTGATGCAGCGCCTGCCCGCCAGTATCGAACTGGCGCTGGTGGCTTTCGTCATCGCCATCGGTTTCGCTATTCCCGCCGGGCTCTATGCGGGGCTCCGGCCGCAGTCCCGGCTCGGTCGCGCCTTCATGAGTTTCTCGCTGATCGGCGTCAGCATTCCCACCTTCTGGCAGGGCATGCTGCTCATTGTGGCCTTCGGCATCATGATGCCCATCCTGCCGGTCGGTGACCGGGGCGAGGTGGCGACCCATTTCGGCATTACCAGCAGCCTCTGGACGCTGGATGGCTGGTGGCACGTGGTTCTGCCCGCCTTCAGCCTGGCCCTGCTCAAACTGAGCCTGTTGATCCGCGTGACGCGGACCGCCACGCTGGAAATCACCCGTCTCGACTACGTCAAATTCGCCCATGCCAAGGGCGTGCGGACCTGGCGCGTGGTGTTCGTCCATATCCTGCGCAATGCCATGGTGCCGCTCATCACGGTCATCGGCATCGAACTGGGCAACCTCTTGGCCTATGGCGTGATCACCGAGACGGTCTTTTCCTGGCCGGGACTGGGCAAGCTCCTCATCAATTCAATCAAGGTGCTGGACCGCCCCATGATCGTCGCGCAGCTGACCTATACCGCGCTCCTCTTCATCGCCATCAACTTCCTCGTCGATGTCCTGCATATGACGATCGATCCGCGCGTGCGGGCCGCCATGGGACGGCGCAACACATGA